In the genome of Neodiprion pinetum isolate iyNeoPine1 chromosome 2, iyNeoPine1.2, whole genome shotgun sequence, one region contains:
- the LOC124211691 gene encoding myogenesis-regulating glycosidase-like: MWVSSMWWPVLFLCAGFSAVFGNEVTLPVSVKFGDGLLSFSKNTNGLFYTINEQDGLTVENSISTGESNVARNNQQYTLTECSTNEEACVEFIINDVNVILKKDLSNRASSVSHVVVNSSTDGVRIGACVELGDGVDWFGGPEAKYQLWPVQDAQWNYTAYYTKEDDAVAIAEPYWLSSQGTYLYVNPATSMFIDQNYLNEGSLCIYAENVTPYRERNYTSLEYWIGRYEDPRTAHEAAVEEFFAKPTDVPDERMIAQPVWSTWARYKIYVNDTIVRQYAQEILDNGFNHSQLEIDDFWETCYGSLTFNTSDEKFPDIKGLTDDLHDLGFRVTLWVHPFINVDCTEYYSIAESAGYFAKDVNGTILTTWWQGENASVIDFTNEAAVEWFTSRLTALQASAGIDSFKFDAGEASWAPEPAVLTGNVEESPSIYTYQFARALATFGNGIEVRTGWQTQDLAIFVRMLDKDTSWTFENGLPTLITTLLVMNLAGYGFVLPDMVGGNGYIDGVLVSTQYPSKELFIRWLQANTFMPSIQYSFVPWDYDNETVEICRTYTELHEAYAPTIIEAMNALVANGTPVNPPVWWLDPTNSEAYNISDEYLLGEVILVAPVVVEGAVTRDIFLPNGTWRDATYGTYDIYEGPTWIYDYPAPLEVLPYFVESSYWETLSAGSGAFLPSSSLTAIYTSAILALLIQLFN; encoded by the exons ATGTGGGTAAGCAGCATGTGGTGGCCAGTGTTGTTTCTATGCGCTGGTTTCAGCGCGGTTTTCGGCAACGAAGTTACGTTGCCGGTCTCTGTGAAGTTTGGTGATGGCCTCCTAAGCTTTTCCAAAAATACCAACGGACTTTTTTACACCATTAACGAACAAG ATGGACTTACCGTGGAGAACAGCATTTCCACTGGAGAATCTAACGTAGCCAGGAATAATCAACAATACACATTGACGGAGTGTTCGACTAATGAAGAAGCCTGCGTTGAATTTATCATAAACGACGTGAATGTCATCCTGAAAAAGGACCTGAGCAATCGAGCTTCGTCTGTCTCGCATGTCGTTGTAAACTCGAGTACTGATGGTGTGAGAATTGGTGCTTGCGTCGAACTTGGCGATGGCGTTGATTGGTTCGGCGGTCCAGAGGCTAAGTACCAGCTATGGCCGGTTCAAGATGCTCAATGGAACTACACAGCTTACTATACGAAGGAGGACGACGCCGTTGCAATAGCAGAACCATACTGGCTCAGTAGCCAGGGGACGTATTTGTACGTCAATCCTGCCACATCCATGTTCATAG ATCAAAACTATCTCAACGAAGGATCActctgcatttacgcggagAATGTGACCCCGTACAGAGAACGGAATTACACCAGCCTCGAGTATTGGATTGGTAGGTACGAAGACCCTAGAACAGCCCACGAAGCCGCAGTGGAGGAATTCTTCGCTAAGCCGACCGATGTCCCGGACGAACGGATGATCGCTCAGCCAGTCTGGTCCACGTGGGCGCGGTACAAAATCTACGTGAATGACACGATCGTGCGACAGTACGCCCAGGAGATCCTCGACAACGGGTTCAACCACAGCCAGCTGGAGATAGACGACTTCTGGGAAACCTGTTACGGCAGCCTGACCTTCAACACCAGCGATGAGAAGTTCCCCGACATCAAGGGCCTCACCGACGACCTCCACGATCTCGGGTTCAGGGTCACTCTCTGGGTTCACCCCTTCATCAATGTCGACTGCACGGAGTACTACTCGATCGCCGAGAGCGCCGGGTACTTCGCTAAGGATGTTAACGGAACGATACTGACCACGTGGTGGCAAGGAGAAAACGCCTCTGTTATCGACTTCACCAACGAGGCTGCGGTCGAATG GTTTACCTCGAGGTTGACAGCTCTGCAGGCCAGCGCCGGAATCGATTCGTTCAAATTCGACGCTGGCGAGGCATCCTGGGCACCGGAACCAGCCGTCCTGACTGGTAACGTGGAAGAATCACCGAGCATCTACACCTACCAGTTTGCCAGGGCTTTGGCAACGTTCGGGAACGGCATCGAAGTCCGTACAGGCTGGCAGACTCAGGATCTGGCCATATTCGTTAGGATGTTGGACAAGGATACCTCCTGGACTTTCGAAAATGGCCTGCCAACTTTGATCACCACTCTTTTGGTCATGAACCTTGCTGGCTACGGATTTGTGCTTCCCGACATGGTGGGCGGAAATGGCTACATTGACGGCGTACTCGTCTCGACCCAGTACCCGAGCAAGGAGCTGTTCATCAGGTGGCTGCAGGCGAACACATTCATGCCGTCGATCCAGTACTCCTTCGTGCCGTGGGACTACGACAACGAG ACTGTCGAGATCTGTCGCACGTACACCGAACTCCATGAGGCGTACGCCCCGACGATAATCGAGGCGATGAACGCGCTCGTGGCCAACGGGACCCCCGTCAATCCTCCGGTTTGGTGGCTCGACCCAACCAACAGTGAAGCctataatatttcagatg AATACCTTCTCGGCGAAGTAATCCTGGTGGCTCCAGTTGTCGTGGAGGGTGCCGTGACGAGAGACATCTTCTTGCCCAACGGAACATGGCGAGACGCCACCTACGGCACGTATGACATCTACGAGGGTCCGACCTGGATCTACGACTACCCGGCTCCACTAGAGGTCTTACCCTACTTCGTTGAATCAAGTTACTGGGAGACGCTGAGTGCAGGGAGCGGAGCTTTTCTTCCATCGTCCAGTCTAACAGCGATCTATACGTCAGCAATTTTAGCTCTGCTCATACaacttttcaattaa
- the LOC124211690 gene encoding myogenesis-regulating glycosidase-like, translating into MRGMWSSVLTLWLIGGAISTSEITLPLSVKFGHGLVTFSEETNGVFYTISEEDKPTIRSTFVTDESSWAKSDQEYSVTDCTTDEEACLIFVVNDVTLVLTREVSSRVGYTHASLNATSDNTTVGTCLELVDGVDWFGGPEQWTQIWPVQNDQWNYTAYYTKEDDAVAIAEPYWVSSEGTYLYANPATSLFIDQNHLHDGFLCLYAQNVSPYRTRNYTSLEYWIGRYDDPKSAHEAAVEKFFTKPTDIPDEQMIALPIWSTWARYKVNVNDSIVREYAQEILDNGFNHSQVEIDDYWETCYGSLTFNTSDSKFPDIKNLTDDLHDLGFRVTLWIHPFINVECDEWYAIAESAGYFVKDESGNMLTTWWRGENASLIDFTNEDAVTWFSARLTALKESAGIDSFKFDAGEASWAPEPAVLTGNVEESPGILTYQYTRAVAAFGTAIEVRTGWQTQDLPIFVRMLDKETSWTIDNGLPTLITTLLAMNLAGYGFVLPDMVGGNGYINSSSTLTEYPSKELFIRWLQANTFMPSIQYSFVPWDYDNETVEICRTYTDLHEEYAPTIIEAMNALVANGTPVNPPVWWLDPKNSEAFNISDEYLLGEVILVAPVIEEGAVTRDIFLPSGTWRDASYSPYQTYEGPTWIYNYPAPLEILPYFVEASYWEELGKDTTSETTSGGFTLSSSPTVLCASVILALTTKLFN; encoded by the exons ATGCGCGGCATGTGGAGCTCGGTATTGACTCTATGGTTAATCGGTGGTGCGATCTCCACTTCCGAAATCACGTTACCTTTATCCGTGAAATTCGGCCATGGCTTGGTAACTTTCTCAGAAGAAACTAACGGGGTGTTTTACACGATCTCCGAAGAAG ATAAGCCAACGATCAGGAGTACCTTTGTCACGGATGAATCGTCTTGGGCGAAGAGTGATCAAGAATATTCGGTAACTGACTGCACGACGGACGAGGAAGCCTGTCTCATATTCGTCGTGAATGACGTGACTCTGGTTCTAACAAGAGAAGTCAGCTCGCGAGTTGGGTACACACACGCAAGTTTAAATGCCACCAGCGACAACACCACGGTTGGAACTTGTCTGGAACTTGTCGATGGGGTAGATTGGTTCGGTGGACCAGAACAGTGGACACAAATTTGGCCCGTTCAAAATGACCAGTGGAACTACACCGCCTACTATACGAAAGAGGACGATGCAGTCGCGATAGCAGAACCGTACTGGGTCAGCAGTGAGGGAACGTACCTCTACGCGAATCCGGCGACATCTCTGTTCATAG atcaaaacCACCTTCACGACGGATTCCTTTGCTTGTACGCACAGAACGTGAGCCCGTACAGAACGCGAAATTACACCAGCCTTGAGTATTGGATTGGTAGATACGATGATCCGAAAAGTGCCCACGAAGCTGCagtggagaaattttttacgaagCCAACTGACATCCCAGATGAACAGATGATCGCCTTACCGATCTGGTCGACTTGGGCGAGGTACAAGGTTAACGTGAACGACAGCATCGTTCGTGAATACGCCCAGGAAATTCTCGACAACGGGTTCAATCACAGTCAGGTGGAGATAGACGACTACTGGGAAACGTGCTACGGCAGTTTAACTTTCAATACGAGCGACAGTAAGTTTCCGGACATCAAGAACTTGACCGATGATCTCCACGATCTTGGATTCAGAGTAACCCTCTGGATCCACCCGTTCATAAACGTCGAGTGTGACGAGTGGTACGCCATCGCCGAGAGTGCCGGGTACTTCGTTAAGGACGAGAGTGGAAATATGCTGACCACCTGGTGGCGGGGGGAAAACGCATCCCTCATAGACTTCACCAACGAAGATGCTGTGACATG GTTCAGCGCGAGGTTGACTGCGCTGAAGGAAAGTGCCGGTATTGACTCGTTCAAATTCGATGCGGGCGAGGCGTCCTGGGCCCCGGAACCAGCGGTCCTCACAGGCAACGTCGAAGAGTCACCCGGGATCCTGACATACCAGTACACAAGAGCCGTAGCGGCGTTTGGAACCGCAATCGAGGTGCGTACGGGATGGCAGACTCAGGACCTTCCAATCTTCGTCAGAATGCTGGACAAGGAGACTTCCTGGACCATAGACAACGGCCTGCCGACACTGATCACGACTTTACTGGCCATGAACTTGGCCGGCTATGGGTTCGTACTTCCAGACATGGTGGGTGGCAACGGTTACATCAACAGCTCCAGCACCCTGACCGAGTACCCGAGCAAGGAACTGTTCATCAGGTGGCTGCAGGCCAACACATTCATGCCCTCGATCCAGTACTCTTTTGTTCCCTGGGACTACGACAACGAA ACTGTCGAGATTTGTCGCACGTACACCGACCTCCACGAGGAGTATGCTCCGACAATAATCGAGGCAATGAACGCCCTCGTGGCCAATGGGACCCCCGTCAATCCTCCGGTTTGGTGGCTCGATCCAAAAAACAGTGAAGCCTTCAACATTTCCGACG AGTACCTTCTGGGTGAAGTAATTCTGGTGGCTCCAGTCATCGAAGAGGGTGCCGTGACCAGAGACATCTTTTTGCCCAGCGGTACTTGGCGCGACGCTTCCTACAGTCCGTATCAAACTTACGAGGGTCCAACCTGGATCTATAACTACCCAGCACCCTTGGAGATCTTACCCTATTTCGTAGAAGCAAGTTATTGGGAAGAGTTGGGTAAGGACACCACCAGTGAAACCACCAGTGGTGGATTCACTCTCTCGTCCAGTCCAACAGTCCTTTGCGCATCCGTGATCTTGGCACTAACcacaaaacttttcaactaa